GATTGTGTCCTCTTCATCGACAAGCCAATACAATCTCACCGCATCTCCGCAAGATTCTGCTCCATAGTCTGCAACGATAAGTTTGGCATTTCTAGCCTTTGCATCTTCTTCTGTAAGAACTCCTAAATGTGTTGGGTTGTCCATTCTTTGAGCTACTTTGTTTGAATAAGCATCCCATAGTGCGCCACCTAATAAGTCATTTTTTGCCATTATTAATCCTTTAATAAGTTGATGAAATTTCTCTTAGTCTTTGAATTGATTGGTTAAAAATACGAATAGTATAGTCAATCTCCTCTTGAGTATTAAATCGCGAGAGAGAAAAACGAATCGCAGTATGTGCGAGTTCTTTGTCTGCTCCGATTGCACTCATGACGGGATTGGCCTCTAAATCTTCACTTGCACAAGCACTTCCCGTAGAAGCTGCAATGCCTGCTTTATTGAGATCCCAAAGCATTGCTTCTCCTTCAATTCCTCTAATACTTGTCAAGATTGTATTTGGGACTTTGAGCTCTTTTTTGCCTACTACGATAACTTCATCGTTTTTTAAAATCGCATCCTCAAGATAATCTCTTAAGTGTCTTACCTCTCTTGCTTCATAATCAAGTCCCTCTTGAGCGAGTCTCATCGCTTCTCCCATTCCAATAATATAGGGCACATTAAGCGTTCCGCTTCTTTTTCCACCCATATGTTCTCCACCATGGAATAAAGGAGTAAGTGAAACTCCTTTGCGGATATAAAGTCCCCCAATTCCTTTGGGTCCGTGAAATTTATGTCCAGAAAAAGAAAGAAAATCAACATTTGCCTTTACAACATCAACAGGAATCTTGCCGATTGCTTGAACTGCATCTGTATGAAAAAGCACTCCTTTTTCTTTGCAAACTTGACCAATTTCTTCGATTGGGAAAATAACCCCTGTTTCATTGTTGGCCCACATCACACTCACAAGGGCTGTTTTTTCTGTGATTGCTTCGCGTACTTGTTGGGCTGTAACTCTAGCATCTTCATCAATAGGGAGATAAGTGACTTCTACGCCTAAGCTCTCTAAAAAAGCACAAGTACTTCTAATAGCAGGGTGCTCGACTTCTGTTGTGATGATGTGATTTTTGTTTTTACCCAAGATCTCATCAAAATAGATACCTTTCAAAACCCAGTTGTTTGATTCGGTGGCACAAGAAGTAATGATGACATCATCTTCATTTTTTGCATTAATCCCTGCATAAAGCTTATCAAATGATTCGCTGATTGCTTTATGTATTTCTGTTCCGAATTTATGGAGAGAGTTTGGGTTGCCATATTGCTCACAAAAATATGGCTTCATGAGCTCAAATGCTTTTGGATCAAGCATTGTTGTTGCATTATTGTCTAGATAAACTCGCATGCTTTTCCTTTTTTGGTTAAATAAAAATTAATTTTTGTTTTGAAATAAAAATTCTTGGGCGTTATATCACAAAAAAACTTTATTCCAATTAATTTATAAGATTTCTTGTAATTTTTTTTGTGTTTCCTTAAAGTCAATGACTTCATTTTCTTCTTGTTTGAGAAAAAGCTCAAGCCAATCTTTTTTATCAATTGCCTCATCCAAAAGAGGATCATTTCCATATTGATATGCCCCAATGCGAATGAGAACTTCGTTTTCTTTGAGTAGAGAATAGAGTTTGCGGAATTTCTGAGAAGCTTTTTTTTGCATCTCATCTGTAATGTCTGAGCTAACTCTTGAGGCTGATTTTATGGGATTGATGGGCGGATAGATTCCAAAATCTGTCATTTCACGACTAAGGACAATGTGTCCATCTAGGATACTTCGACTTTGATCTGCAATTGGATCACTCAAATCATCTCCTTCAACAAGAACTGTAAAGAATGCTGTGATCGCTCCTTTTCCTTCAAGTTTCCCCGCTCTTTCAATGAGCTGGGGGAGAAGAGTGAGGGCAGAGGGTGGGTAACCTTTGCTTGTGGGTGGCTCTCCAAGTGAAAGGCCAATCTCTCTTTGTGCCATAGCAAAACGCGTAATAGAATCCATCAGCAAAAGCACATCGTGACCTTGATTTTGAAAGTATTCTGCAATTGCCATTGCACTAAAGGCGCCATATTTTCTCATCAGAGGAGAATCATCGCTTGTTGCAACCACCAAAACCGTATTGCTCAAGTCTCCATTGAGATTTTTGTGAATAAAGTCTGGAACTTCTCTTCCTCTTTCTCCAATAAGAGCGATAACTTTGATAGGAGAAGATGATCCACGAACAATCATTCCCATAAGGGTCGATTTTCCCACACCACTTCCTGCAAAGATTCCTAATTTTTGTCCTTTTCCAACAGTCAAAAGCCCATCAATACTTTTAATCCCTGTATGAAAGGCCTCATCAATCATTCCGCGCTTGAGCGCGCTGATGGGGGGTTTGATGATAGGAGATGAGGGAGAGTGAGGAATCTCGCCTTTTTCATCAAGAGGCTCACCAAGGGGATTGATGATGCGTCCAAGCAAAAAATCACCCACAGGGATTGTTAGGCCTGTTTTAAGTAGATATACTCGATCTCCACTTTTGTGTCCTTCAACAAACGAAAAAGGAGTGATATCAAAAGAATCTTGCCTAGAGGCTGTAACAATACCGATTGTTTTATTGTTGCCATGAACCTCTACGATATCCCCTACATTGGGCTTGAGACCTGTGGCTCTAAAGTTTGTGGGAAAGACATAAGAGAGGATTCCAAAACTGGGCGAAAGAGAAAAGGAGGAGTGAGAAAGTTTTTGTTTGATTGAGTTAAGAGGCATCTTCAATCCTTATTAGTGAAGTTGGGAGTGAGAAAGTCATTTTTTGGTTTTAAATTATATTTTGATAGAATTAGAAAATTATACTTCAAGTAAATCATCTAAACAAGGAAGAATATGAGTGTAAGAGCGCAAAAAGTTAATCAAGCCAATGCGATTGCAAGTAGCATTATTTCAGCAGAGATTGTGGATAAAAAATCTCAAAGCATTGCTCAGCAATTTGCAAAAAATGTCAATATTCATGGATTTAGAAAAGGGAAAGCTCCTTTGTCTATAGTTAAGCAACGCTATGCAAAACAAATTCAGCAAGAAGTTGAGCAAGAGGCAGTAAGAGAAAGCTTTCAAGAAGCTTTAAAAGAATTGAAAATTGAGCAAAATCAAGTTCTTGGAAATCCTGCGATTACGAAGTTTGATAGAAAGGGAAGTGAAATTGAAGTTGAATTTAAAATTAGCATCGCTCCCAAGGTCGACATCTCTCAGTTGAAATCCTGTGTTCCAGATATCAAGATCAAGCAACCAAGTCTTAAAGAAATTGATGAGCGCATAGATGAGATCGCAAAAACACATACTCCTCTTGTTGAGGCAAAAGAAAGTGCGACTCTTGCAAATGGAGATACTGCTAATATTGATTTTGAAGGTTTTCTTGGAGAGAAGGCATTTGAGGGTGGAAAGGCAGAAAAATTTGATTTATTGATTGGAAGTGGTCAGTTTATCCCTGGTTTTGAAGAGCAATTGGTGGGAATGAAAAAGGGAGAAGAAAAAGATATTAAGGTTACTTTCCCACAAGATTATCAAGCTAAAGAATTAGCAGGACAAGAAGCGATTTTTAAAATTAAACTTCATGCAATTAAGGTCAAAGGTGAAGTAAAAGTTGATGATGCATTAGCGCAAAAAGTCCTCAATCAGGCTGATGCAACATTGCAGACGCTAAAAGATCAAGTAAAATTGCAGTTGCAAAATGAGGCAAAAGCAAAGCTTTATAATGAAGAAGCTAAACCAAAATTTGTTGAAAATATTTTAGAAACCATTCAATTTGATTTGCCTGATTTGATCGTTGACCAAGAGACAAATATTTTGTTAAATAATTATGCTAGAAGCTTGAAGCAAGAAGAATTTGAGGCATTCCAAGGAGATCAAAATAAGATTCAACAAAAGCGTGATGAACTCAAAGAAGAGGCTCAAAAAAGCGTAAGAATCACCTTTATTGTTGATGCTGCAGCTAAGGAATATCAAGTCCAAATTCAAGATAATGAAGTGATTCAAGCTTTGTATTATGAATTTATGATGAGTGGACAAGATCCAAAAATGATGCTTGAGTTTTATCAAAAAAATAATCTTTTGCCAGCTGTAAAAATGGCGATGCTTGAAGATCGAATCTTGACAATGCTTTTGGATGAAAAACTCAATGTATCAGCATCTCAAG
Above is a window of Helicobacter kayseriensis DNA encoding:
- a CDS encoding NifS family cysteine desulfurase: MRVYLDNNATTMLDPKAFELMKPYFCEQYGNPNSLHKFGTEIHKAISESFDKLYAGINAKNEDDVIITSCATESNNWVLKGIYFDEILGKNKNHIITTEVEHPAIRSTCAFLESLGVEVTYLPIDEDARVTAQQVREAITEKTALVSVMWANNETGVIFPIEEIGQVCKEKGVLFHTDAVQAIGKIPVDVVKANVDFLSFSGHKFHGPKGIGGLYIRKGVSLTPLFHGGEHMGGKRSGTLNVPYIIGMGEAMRLAQEGLDYEAREVRHLRDYLEDAILKNDEVIVVGKKELKVPNTILTSIRGIEGEAMLWDLNKAGIAASTGSACASEDLEANPVMSAIGADKELAHTAIRFSLSRFNTQEEIDYTIRIFNQSIQRLREISSTY
- the fliI gene encoding flagellar protein export ATPase FliI, with the protein product MPLNSIKQKLSHSSFSLSPSFGILSYVFPTNFRATGLKPNVGDIVEVHGNNKTIGIVTASRQDSFDITPFSFVEGHKSGDRVYLLKTGLTIPVGDFLLGRIINPLGEPLDEKGEIPHSPSSPIIKPPISALKRGMIDEAFHTGIKSIDGLLTVGKGQKLGIFAGSGVGKSTLMGMIVRGSSSPIKVIALIGERGREVPDFIHKNLNGDLSNTVLVVATSDDSPLMRKYGAFSAMAIAEYFQNQGHDVLLLMDSITRFAMAQREIGLSLGEPPTSKGYPPSALTLLPQLIERAGKLEGKGAITAFFTVLVEGDDLSDPIADQSRSILDGHIVLSREMTDFGIYPPINPIKSASRVSSDITDEMQKKASQKFRKLYSLLKENEVLIRIGAYQYGNDPLLDEAIDKKDWLELFLKQEENEVIDFKETQKKLQEIL